The following proteins are co-located in the Polymorphospora rubra genome:
- a CDS encoding non-ribosomal peptide synthetase has protein sequence MTTVDLPRLGPASAAQHGLWFTERIGAAGSAYHMPLPVRLSGALDVAALADAVDAVVRRHPVLSYAFDDTDGELALVAAAPPRLTRRPVPAADLAAAVRAETLRPFDLRRGPLVRFTLLGLGPTEHLLLVVAHHLVFDGESKDLLLRELAAAYGARVARVPAPADPPVPYAELAADEAARIAATTAAAREFWAPRWREPEPVVLPGLTRVPDGVEPGEAVEFDLTPARRSTLAGCAETTGHTRFEVLLAAVHAVLHRYGNASPTVAVDLGTRTAATRDAIGLFVNELPVTVHPDPGATFADLVAATRAELRGTYPVRAVPLARAVDGLRPRPALAPVSVSYRRRPGPDPVFAGLRAEVRWTAFNHAARNALHVQVVDGPERTTVNLQHGTGTVDRDSVDRIAGHLTTLLDAATADPDTPLRALPVLGEPERRLLLAGWQSSAEPAPTADRLAPNADASAAGPPTGTVPELVAGWAAATPDAPAVVFAGTVTTYAELDRAAGVLADRLRAAGAGPGTRVAVRLRRSPQLLAGLLAVLRTGAAYVPLDPDHPPARRAYVLDDTTPAVLLTAAGTADDPAAHRPAVRYVDAPADPAPAAAPPAAGPDPDSVAYVVHTSGSTGRPKGVEVTHRSLAHLLDAMRAVLDSGPADGWLALASPAFDMSKPELFLPLVTGGRVVLAAEDDTRDGAALLELIRRQTVTHVHATPTTWRLLLDAGLADPVVAMCGAEPLPSALARELRPAVRRLVNLYGPTEATVWATMAELADPVDAVTIGRPLPGARIHVLDALLRPAPIGVPGEIHVAGTGVARGYLRRPGLTARQFRPDPYGPPGARLYATGDLGRWRPDGQLEFLGRVDRQVKVRGHRVEPGEIEATLDGHPDVRRSAVVLRADDGRPCLVAYVEFRPGRRVADADLRRFLRETLPGWMVPEVVVPLAALPTTPNGKLDRAALPAPTTVPPPAELEPEVPEPDAGGLADAVTEIWRQVLRVDRIGPHDDLFDDLGGHSLSVTQIAARMRRQLGVDLPLHVFFDTPTVAGVLAAVEGDDGPPGADDPPRPPRP, from the coding sequence GTGACCACTGTGGACTTACCGCGGCTCGGTCCGGCCTCGGCCGCCCAGCACGGTCTGTGGTTCACCGAGCGGATCGGTGCGGCCGGATCGGCCTACCACATGCCGCTGCCGGTACGGCTGTCCGGCGCACTCGACGTCGCCGCGCTGGCCGACGCCGTCGACGCGGTCGTACGGCGGCATCCGGTGCTGTCGTACGCCTTCGACGACACCGACGGCGAACTGGCGCTGGTCGCCGCCGCGCCGCCCCGGCTGACCCGGCGGCCGGTGCCGGCCGCCGACCTCGCCGCCGCGGTCCGGGCCGAGACGCTGCGCCCGTTCGATCTGCGGCGCGGCCCGCTGGTCCGGTTCACCCTGCTCGGCCTCGGCCCGACCGAACACCTGCTGCTGGTCGTCGCCCACCACCTGGTCTTCGACGGCGAGTCCAAGGACCTGCTGCTGCGCGAGCTGGCGGCGGCGTACGGCGCCCGGGTGGCCCGGGTGCCCGCACCGGCGGACCCGCCGGTGCCGTACGCGGAGCTGGCCGCCGACGAGGCGGCCCGGATCGCCGCCACCACGGCCGCCGCCCGCGAGTTCTGGGCGCCCCGCTGGCGGGAGCCGGAGCCGGTGGTGCTGCCGGGCCTGACCCGCGTCCCCGACGGCGTCGAGCCCGGCGAGGCGGTCGAGTTCGACCTCACCCCGGCGCGGCGGTCGACCCTGGCCGGCTGCGCCGAGACGACCGGACACACCCGCTTCGAGGTGCTGCTCGCCGCCGTGCACGCCGTCCTGCACCGGTACGGCAACGCCAGCCCGACGGTCGCCGTCGACCTCGGTACGCGTACCGCCGCGACCCGGGACGCGATCGGCCTGTTCGTCAACGAGCTGCCGGTGACCGTCCACCCCGACCCGGGCGCGACGTTCGCCGACCTGGTCGCCGCCACCCGCGCCGAACTGCGCGGCACCTATCCGGTCCGGGCGGTGCCGCTGGCCCGCGCCGTCGACGGGCTGCGGCCCCGCCCGGCGCTGGCGCCGGTGTCGGTCAGCTACCGGCGCCGGCCCGGCCCCGACCCGGTCTTCGCCGGGCTGCGCGCCGAGGTCCGCTGGACCGCGTTCAACCACGCCGCCCGCAACGCCCTGCACGTGCAGGTCGTCGACGGCCCCGAGCGGACCACGGTCAACCTCCAGCACGGCACCGGCACCGTCGACCGGGACAGCGTCGACCGGATCGCGGGGCACCTCACCACGCTGCTCGACGCGGCGACCGCCGACCCGGACACGCCGCTGCGGGCGCTGCCGGTGCTCGGCGAGCCGGAGCGCCGCCTGCTGCTGGCCGGCTGGCAGTCGTCGGCCGAGCCCGCCCCGACCGCCGACCGTCTCGCCCCGAACGCCGACGCCTCGGCGGCCGGCCCGCCGACCGGGACGGTGCCGGAGCTGGTCGCCGGCTGGGCGGCGGCCACCCCGGACGCGCCCGCGGTCGTCTTCGCCGGCACCGTGACGACGTACGCCGAACTGGACCGGGCCGCCGGCGTGCTCGCCGACCGGCTGCGGGCCGCCGGTGCCGGGCCCGGGACCCGGGTCGCGGTCCGGCTGCGGCGTTCACCGCAGCTGCTGGCCGGGCTGCTCGCGGTGCTGCGCACCGGTGCCGCGTACGTGCCGCTGGACCCCGACCACCCGCCGGCCCGACGGGCGTACGTGCTCGACGACACCACCCCGGCGGTGCTGCTGACCGCCGCCGGCACCGCCGACGACCCGGCCGCGCACCGGCCGGCGGTGCGGTACGTCGACGCACCCGCCGACCCGGCCCCGGCCGCCGCACCGCCCGCCGCCGGCCCGGACCCGGATTCGGTCGCGTACGTGGTGCACACCTCCGGCTCCACCGGCCGGCCGAAGGGGGTCGAGGTCACCCACCGGTCGCTGGCGCACCTGCTGGACGCGATGCGTGCCGTCCTGGACAGCGGCCCCGCCGACGGCTGGTTGGCGCTGGCCTCCCCGGCGTTCGACATGTCCAAGCCGGAACTCTTCCTGCCGCTGGTCACCGGCGGCCGGGTGGTGCTCGCCGCCGAGGACGACACCCGTGACGGCGCCGCCCTGCTCGAGCTGATCCGCCGGCAGACGGTGACCCACGTCCACGCCACCCCGACGACGTGGCGGCTGCTGCTCGACGCCGGCCTCGCCGACCCGGTCGTGGCGATGTGCGGCGCCGAGCCGCTGCCGTCCGCGCTCGCCCGCGAGCTGCGGCCCGCGGTGCGCCGGCTGGTCAACCTGTACGGGCCGACCGAGGCCACCGTGTGGGCGACGATGGCGGAACTCGCCGACCCGGTCGACGCGGTCACCATCGGCCGGCCGCTGCCCGGTGCCCGGATCCACGTCCTCGACGCGCTGCTGCGGCCGGCCCCGATCGGCGTACCCGGCGAGATCCACGTCGCCGGGACCGGGGTGGCGCGCGGCTACCTGCGTCGGCCCGGCCTGACCGCGCGGCAGTTCCGGCCCGACCCGTACGGGCCGCCCGGAGCACGCCTGTACGCGACCGGTGACCTGGGCCGGTGGCGTCCGGACGGGCAACTGGAGTTCCTCGGCCGGGTCGACCGGCAGGTGAAGGTACGCGGGCACCGGGTCGAGCCGGGCGAGATCGAGGCGACCCTGGACGGGCATCCGGACGTACGCCGGTCCGCGGTCGTGCTCCGCGCCGACGACGGCCGGCCGTGCCTGGTCGCGTACGTCGAGTTCCGGCCCGGCCGGCGGGTGGCCGACGCCGACCTGCGGCGGTTCCTGCGCGAGACGCTGCCGGGCTGGATGGTGCCGGAGGTGGTGGTGCCGCTGGCGGCGCTGCCGACCACGCCGAACGGCAAGCTCGACCGGGCCGCGCTGCCGGCCCCGACCACCGTGCCGCCGCCGGCGGAGCTGGAGCCGGAGGTTCCGGAGCCGGACGCGGGCGGGTTGGCCGACGCCGTCACCGAGATCTGGCGGCAGGTGCTGCGGGTGGACCGGATCGGCCCGCACGACGACCTCTTCGACGACCTGGGCGGCCATTCGCTCAGCGTCACCCAGATCGCCGCCCGGATGCGCCGCCAGCTCGGCGTCGATCTGCCCCTGCACGTCTTCTTCGACACCCCGACGGTCGCCGGCGTGCTCGCCGCCGTCGAAGGCGACGACGGCCCGCCCGGCGCCGACGACCCGCCACGGCCACCCCGACCATGA
- a CDS encoding AMP-binding protein has translation MRADPPTTVPALLAARAEDEPDRVALVLDGVGTLTFGQWRTRADAGAHELRARGVRRGDRIGLVFGGADWLDFAVAYCAVTTAGAVAVPLSDRTPAAADLLTRCGATGVLHAGAAPDGPWWSVHADDLGRASPGPAGDGARPDDVNPCDVRPDDLAQIVHTSGTTGQPKGVAATHANLTFGATPRPRRRPLAHSRHFVHAFPIGTNAAQTMLVQALTARPAAVVAPRFDADGFAALIARHRAGTVFVVPSMAIDLLRARAAERYDLTGVLLVASTGAALPPAVARDLAAALPDATVVNNYTSTEAAPAHTTVVYDPDRPTALGRPATGAALRITDQDGVPLPPGTTGEVWLRADTVPRTYFGDPAASAAVFHDGWVRMGDLGRLDADGYLHLVDRDGDTVKTGGFKVSTLHVESVLFDHPDVADAAVVGLPHATLGAMVAAAVVPRRPVTADALRAHLTDRLAPHERPLRLLLVDTLPRNDGGKVVRAALRDLFARRPEPLPAGRPDDVDGAPTAAERTLAALWGRVLGVPAPDRHDDFFALGGDSLKAAQIATLAAAEFGVAVPASVVFDRPVLAAQADWLASATAAPQTVGPDGPAAAPTPYAAAPDPYPAGSDPAGPGGREVPLTAQQENFLAWMYATDEPRDPGPISVAIRITDDLDPALLEAALGVLVDRHEALRTVFPTPDGTPRGQLLAACPPAVTVTAATDEAHAAQLVRADRELRFGLDRGPLVRAIVVRLGEADHVLGLAVHHLVFDGWSMGVLLRELGLVYSALRTGRPPALPVLPVPHADAVRWTRAQWPHTRRYWLDRLDGAPAVVEPFPGRRHAVRLHSDSLEFRLDPAAAGRLRALATDRGATTFMLVTAAWAAVLTGWSGEPDLVVMSPVPGRGRPEFETLVGCLVQSLPLRIDTAGDPTFTELLDRVRATALAAVDHQYYPFAEFYARFPAAAWLRFESWGGDPHFPGLLSQGFPLPRALDADWPTPDGQPDLGVPELAMVEQPDGSVSGWLLWNSYAFDRSTPRRLAAGLLRLLHALPAGATTPVSELVGRDRPAGEEQPGERFPETEVV, from the coding sequence GTGCGCGCTGATCCCCCGACGACGGTGCCGGCACTGCTCGCGGCCCGGGCCGAGGACGAGCCGGACCGGGTCGCACTCGTGCTCGACGGGGTGGGCACGCTGACCTTCGGGCAGTGGCGGACCCGCGCCGACGCGGGCGCGCACGAGCTACGGGCCCGCGGGGTGCGCCGGGGCGACCGGATCGGGTTGGTGTTCGGCGGGGCGGACTGGCTCGACTTCGCGGTCGCGTACTGCGCGGTCACCACGGCCGGCGCCGTCGCCGTACCGCTGTCGGACCGGACGCCGGCCGCGGCCGACCTGCTCACCCGGTGCGGCGCCACCGGCGTGCTGCACGCCGGCGCCGCCCCGGACGGTCCATGGTGGAGTGTGCACGCGGACGACCTGGGCCGGGCCTCCCCCGGCCCGGCCGGCGACGGCGCCCGCCCCGACGACGTAAACCCCTGCGACGTGCGCCCCGACGACCTCGCCCAGATCGTGCACACCTCGGGCACCACCGGCCAGCCCAAGGGGGTGGCCGCCACGCACGCCAACCTCACCTTCGGCGCCACCCCGCGACCACGGCGCCGGCCGCTGGCCCACTCCCGGCACTTCGTGCACGCCTTCCCCATCGGCACCAACGCCGCGCAGACCATGCTGGTCCAGGCGCTGACCGCCCGGCCGGCGGCGGTGGTGGCGCCCCGGTTCGACGCCGACGGCTTCGCCGCGCTGATCGCCCGGCACCGGGCCGGGACCGTCTTCGTGGTGCCGTCGATGGCGATCGACCTGCTGCGCGCCCGCGCGGCCGAGCGGTACGACCTGACGGGTGTGCTGCTGGTCGCCTCGACCGGCGCGGCGCTGCCCCCCGCGGTCGCCCGCGACCTCGCGGCCGCCCTGCCCGACGCGACGGTCGTCAACAACTACACGTCGACCGAGGCCGCCCCGGCCCACACCACCGTCGTCTACGACCCGGACCGGCCGACCGCGCTCGGCCGGCCGGCCACCGGTGCCGCACTGCGGATCACCGACCAGGACGGGGTGCCGCTGCCGCCCGGCACGACCGGCGAGGTGTGGTTGCGGGCCGACACCGTGCCCCGGACGTACTTCGGCGACCCGGCGGCCAGCGCCGCGGTCTTCCACGACGGCTGGGTACGGATGGGCGACCTCGGCCGGCTCGACGCCGACGGCTACCTGCACCTGGTCGACCGGGACGGCGACACCGTCAAGACCGGCGGGTTCAAGGTGTCGACCCTGCACGTCGAGTCGGTGCTGTTCGACCACCCCGACGTCGCCGACGCCGCCGTGGTCGGCCTGCCGCACGCCACGCTGGGCGCGATGGTGGCCGCCGCGGTGGTGCCCCGCCGGCCGGTCACCGCCGACGCGCTGCGGGCCCACCTGACCGACCGGCTCGCCCCGCACGAACGGCCGCTGCGCCTGCTGCTCGTCGACACGCTGCCCCGCAACGACGGCGGCAAGGTGGTCCGGGCCGCGCTGCGCGACCTGTTCGCCCGCCGGCCCGAACCGCTCCCCGCCGGCCGGCCCGACGACGTGGACGGGGCGCCGACGGCGGCGGAGCGCACCCTCGCCGCGCTGTGGGGCCGGGTGCTCGGGGTGCCGGCGCCCGACCGGCACGACGACTTCTTCGCGCTGGGCGGCGACTCGCTCAAGGCCGCCCAGATCGCCACGCTGGCCGCCGCCGAGTTCGGGGTCGCCGTACCCGCCTCGGTGGTGTTCGACCGGCCGGTGCTGGCCGCGCAGGCCGACTGGCTGGCCTCCGCGACCGCCGCCCCGCAGACCGTCGGACCCGACGGGCCGGCCGCCGCGCCCACCCCGTACGCCGCCGCGCCCGACCCATACCCCGCCGGGTCCGACCCCGCCGGGCCCGGCGGTCGGGAGGTGCCGCTCACCGCGCAGCAGGAGAACTTCCTGGCCTGGATGTACGCCACCGACGAACCGCGCGACCCCGGCCCGATCAGCGTCGCGATCCGGATCACCGACGACCTCGACCCGGCCCTGCTCGAGGCGGCGCTGGGTGTGCTGGTGGACCGGCACGAGGCGCTGCGCACCGTGTTCCCCACGCCCGACGGGACGCCGCGCGGGCAACTGCTGGCCGCCTGCCCGCCGGCGGTGACGGTCACCGCCGCCACCGACGAGGCACATGCCGCGCAACTCGTCCGCGCCGACCGGGAACTGCGGTTCGGGCTGGACCGCGGACCGCTGGTCCGGGCGATCGTGGTCCGGCTGGGCGAGGCCGACCACGTGCTCGGCCTCGCCGTACACCACCTGGTCTTCGACGGCTGGTCGATGGGGGTGCTGCTGCGCGAACTCGGCCTGGTCTACTCGGCGCTGCGCACCGGCCGGCCGCCCGCGCTCCCGGTGCTGCCGGTCCCGCACGCCGACGCGGTGCGCTGGACCCGGGCGCAGTGGCCGCACACCCGCCGCTACTGGCTGGACCGCCTCGACGGGGCGCCGGCCGTCGTCGAGCCGTTCCCCGGCCGCCGGCACGCCGTCCGCCTGCACAGCGACTCGCTGGAGTTCCGGCTCGACCCGGCCGCGGCCGGCCGGCTGCGGGCCCTGGCCACCGACCGGGGCGCCACCACGTTCATGCTGGTCACGGCGGCCTGGGCGGCCGTGCTGACCGGGTGGAGCGGGGAACCGGACCTGGTCGTCATGTCCCCGGTCCCCGGACGTGGCCGACCGGAGTTCGAGACGCTGGTCGGCTGCCTGGTGCAGTCGCTGCCGCTGCGGATCGACACCGCCGGCGACCCGACCTTCACCGAACTGCTCGACCGTGTCCGCGCCACCGCGCTGGCCGCCGTCGACCACCAGTACTACCCGTTCGCCGAGTTCTACGCCCGTTTCCCGGCCGCGGCCTGGCTGCGCTTCGAGAGCTGGGGCGGCGACCCGCACTTCCCCGGCCTGCTCTCGCAGGGGTTCCCGCTGCCCCGGGCCCTGGACGCCGACTGGCCGACCCCGGACGGGCAGCCGGATCTCGGCGTACCGGAGCTGGCGATGGTCGAGCAGCCGGACGGGTCGGTGTCCGGCTGGCTGCTGTGGAACTCGTACGCCTTCGACCGCTCCACCCCGCGCCGGCTGGCGGCCGGCCTGCTGCGCCTGCTGCACGCGCTGCCGGCCGGCGCCACGACACCGGTGTCGGAACTGGTCGGCCGGGACCGGCCGGCCGGCGAGGAGCAGCCCGGTGAGCGCTTCCCAGAGACGGAGGTAGTGTGA
- a CDS encoding DUF6875 domain-containing protein has protein sequence MLTHPAHARHTLIEVADLEQDPPPQPVRGHERALRTVVDWARNYLCRPHPDLGRTGSVCPYAQGSLDRDAFYLAVAPGRDHTPADLDRLLVTYRDWFVDLAARHGTAAQFTTVLVVFPDLRPDDVPPVVDRTQERLKSRFVAHGLMLGEFHDGPPAKGGLWNPDFPALRCPVPLLAIRHMVPTDFLFLRDDPDHVRAYLARHAGQIPPHLRATVRDAVDHFGLEPVTGGAGAR, from the coding sequence ATGCTGACCCACCCGGCGCACGCCCGCCACACCCTGATCGAGGTCGCCGACCTTGAACAGGACCCGCCACCGCAGCCGGTGCGCGGCCACGAGCGGGCACTGCGCACCGTCGTCGACTGGGCCCGGAACTACCTCTGCCGCCCGCACCCCGACCTCGGCCGGACCGGCAGCGTCTGCCCGTACGCCCAGGGGTCGCTGGACCGCGACGCCTTCTACCTGGCCGTGGCACCCGGCCGGGACCACACCCCGGCCGACCTGGACCGGCTGCTGGTCACCTACCGGGACTGGTTCGTCGACCTCGCCGCGCGGCACGGCACCGCCGCGCAGTTCACCACCGTCCTGGTCGTCTTCCCGGACCTGCGGCCCGACGACGTGCCGCCGGTCGTCGACCGCACCCAGGAGCGGCTGAAGTCGCGGTTCGTCGCCCACGGGCTGATGCTCGGCGAGTTCCACGACGGCCCGCCGGCCAAGGGCGGGCTGTGGAACCCGGACTTCCCGGCGCTGCGCTGCCCGGTACCGCTGCTGGCGATCCGGCACATGGTGCCGACCGACTTCCTCTTCCTGCGCGACGACCCGGACCACGTACGCGCCTACCTCGCCCGGCACGCCGGCCAGATCCCGCCGCACCTGCGCGCGACCGTACGCGACGCCGTCGACCACTTCGGACTCGAACCCGTCACCGGCGGTGCCGGTGCGCGCTGA
- a CDS encoding pentapeptide repeat-containing protein has product MPEVVEGREFVDEDWYGEEMVDRVYSGCTFRRVDLTDASTQRVTFTGCTFANVRFNASRHHDTALVRCAVERSELFDAEFTGCKLTGTTFTDCGTRPLRVTGGDWSFVSLAGADLRGVTFTDVRMREVDLSGANCSGATLTGVDLSAATLTRADLSGADLRGSDLTALDPSAVRLAGAVIDAAQAVVIAQALGLRIG; this is encoded by the coding sequence ATGCCGGAAGTGGTGGAAGGCCGCGAGTTCGTCGACGAGGACTGGTACGGCGAGGAGATGGTCGACCGGGTCTACTCCGGATGCACCTTCCGCCGCGTCGACCTGACCGACGCGTCCACCCAGCGGGTCACCTTCACCGGCTGCACCTTCGCCAACGTCCGGTTCAACGCGTCGCGCCACCACGACACCGCCCTGGTGCGGTGCGCCGTCGAGCGGTCCGAACTCTTCGACGCCGAGTTCACCGGCTGCAAGCTCACCGGCACCACCTTCACCGACTGCGGCACCCGGCCGCTACGGGTGACCGGCGGCGACTGGTCGTTCGTCAGCCTGGCCGGCGCCGACCTGCGCGGGGTGACGTTCACCGACGTACGGATGCGCGAGGTCGACCTGTCCGGCGCCAACTGCTCCGGCGCCACCCTGACCGGCGTCGACCTGTCGGCGGCCACCCTCACCCGCGCCGACCTGTCCGGTGCCGACCTGCGCGGCAGCGACCTCACCGCGCTCGACCCGTCGGCCGTCCGGCTGGCCGGAGCCGTCATCGACGCCGCCCAGGCCGTCGTGATCGCCCAGGCGCTCGGCCTGCGCATCGGCTGA